In the genome of Chloroflexota bacterium, one region contains:
- the ruvA gene encoding Holliday junction branch migration protein RuvA: MTSLISSIRGTLEGTGSDWADISIGGITLRVSAPASSLESIGPVGGTVRLFTSLQVRENSLNLYGFDTPEACQTFETLIGINRIGPQVALNILSILRPEVLATAVESGDVNSFSAVPGVGRKTASRILLELKGKLELDWSVASTPALDTDALDALVALGYTQVEAREALSALSDDDGASAEDKVRLALSQLVG, encoded by the coding sequence CACTCATATCCTCGATACGAGGCACGCTTGAAGGCACGGGCTCCGATTGGGCAGACATATCCATCGGCGGCATTACGCTGCGTGTCAGCGCGCCCGCATCGTCTCTCGAATCAATCGGGCCGGTCGGCGGCACGGTCCGCCTTTTCACATCGCTGCAAGTGCGCGAAAACAGCCTCAATCTCTACGGCTTCGACACGCCGGAAGCTTGTCAGACATTCGAGACGCTAATCGGCATCAACAGAATTGGGCCACAAGTCGCGCTGAACATTCTGTCCATTCTGCGTCCAGAAGTCCTTGCCACTGCTGTCGAATCCGGCGATGTCAACAGCTTCTCGGCAGTGCCCGGCGTCGGCCGCAAGACCGCGAGCCGCATCCTGTTGGAACTCAAAGGCAAGCTGGAACTCGACTGGAGCGTCGCAAGCACACCGGCGCTCGACACGGACGCCCTAGACGCTCTCGTGGCGCTCGGCTATACGCAGGTTGAGGCACGGGAAGCCCTGTCCGCCCTGTCAGACGACGATGGCGCAAGTGCAGAAGACAAGGTTCGCCTGGCGCTCTCGCAGCTCGTGGGCTGA